The following coding sequences are from one Culex quinquefasciatus strain JHB chromosome 1, VPISU_Cqui_1.0_pri_paternal, whole genome shotgun sequence window:
- the LOC6033967 gene encoding uncharacterized protein LOC6033967 isoform X2, whose protein sequence is MNGWSGKLVVNILILLAITLSAARCQEESAVATEQTETSGGDAAAAGADNVKDEPSTKTGSGESFVAIHVDALGTKEQLRPSLRGLSYIAISFLPQGFSLVEVQQATREVVAGVRYELLAKALDQDQLEVLCALTVLEKPWITTESGDKYRILEHSNCTSPSDETTTVEVVTKLNPIYDPNVRAQQEMTPSRFKDLVNQIIIEKHEVRELTTTTEPATTPGLSESSKDALDQLFLFGSEAQQQRRVETSADERRQEVIEEVIVPKRVEQQNTEATTTEAATATNLTLDQQVQSTFEEVFKTHQEIQKALDEVIQRGGNRDAQLKYEPVFAELLQKVKTSIDNYYRTTNPGGGEANVDTTAFVVSDNVATVTHRVEEDQHNSSESDEDQQVIQPVRDLAPPKIDSVVMHFSDDSDEQQQQEVQRPQTREELLRAFNVDDSQQRNKRAPRSSSHEHDGHYSPFFGSSSAESHEHYGRPYTGFNPFLNPYNPYNYQYRRKRSVEDLDLNGEDRNEMDHMEKIIAEAIEMLDTMDADQFKRVLLDVVNVKRINQFGSAVEQKGELFVARVVTANSHCIEEAEDVVKCKRLLIDGSSKFCTLEIRVKDQEVRLVKSECAANNAPGGHRAVDVSEPEHNERIRNGLQGYNDGSLKSSKFVIRCGTVQVVAGTIYRYTVDLADEDDQVTASCKVKIFSPLQGDDEYKFDCHEAGKTRSRRDVEKKKLSKAPKTGGALELTPEEFNKPEHQERISGVLVSSLGSAEKKYRIVGATQQLVSGTLYTYKVTFNDDPDKLVCKLTSYERIWLKEKSPAEWRKVSYSCPDAPQKRTKRFACAGCPSALSAEELKNDEHLGRINKILVGTGGDASNKPEVINGTSQVVAGSKYTYFVAFKQDGGDRRVCKFVSWERPWLDGAEAYQYSSSCDGQDESNSVALKRSKRAYGGERLLTEEELGQDEHVKRINKILVANSATEQQTPKVINGTVQVVAGRSFTYYISYPVNGADRVCKLNAWERPWLEKKDPTQAYQYTFNCDGSDEKTRKRRHAKKVGTSNDLTLDDLRDESHVERIRAGLVAYNTEKSKSYQDFEILKGSVQLVAGSLYKYTFKIKGDPSVVCKISVWERVWMEEKDQRKYNVKCDGDEEPEQENQQQHTVAKRSLRPHPNLEAHHYSKSEDHARHLFDKFKTRHNRTYQSSLEHEMRFRIFKNNLFKIEQLNKYEQGTAKYGITHFADMTSAEYRARTGLVVPREGDEVNHIRNPMAEIDEHMELPDAFDWRELGAVSEVKNQGNCGSCWAFSVVGNIEGLHQVKTKKLEEYSEQELLDCDTVDSACNGGFMDDAYKAIEKIGGLELESEYPYLAKKQKTCHFNKTMAHVRVKGAVDLPKNETAIAQFLVANGPVSIGLNANAMQFYRGGISHPWKPLCSKKNLDHGVLIVGYGVKEYPMFNKTLPYWIVKNSWGPKWGEQGYYRVFRGDNTCGVSEMATSAVLE, encoded by the exons ATGAACGGCTGGAGCGGCAAGCTGGTGGTAAATATTTTGATACTACTGGCGATAACCCTATCTGCGGCGAGATGCCAGGAGGAATCTGCGGTAGCGACGGAGCAGACCGAGACTAGTGGtggtgatgctgctgctgcaggcGCTGACAATGTGAAG GACGAACCGTCAACGAAAACGGGCAGTGGCGAAAGCTTTGTCGCGATTCACGTAGACGCCCTTGGCACAAAGGAACAGCTACGACCCTCTCTGCGCGGTTTGTCCTACATTGCGATAAGCTTCCTACCCCAGGGATTTTCCTTGGTCGAGGTCCAGCAGGCGACCCGTGAAGTCGTTGCCGGTGTACGGTACGAACTGCTCGCGAAAGCGCTCGACCAAGATCAGTTGGAAGTGCTGTGCGCCCTCACAGTCCTCGAAAAACCATGGATCACGACCGAAAGTGGTGACAAGTACCGGATACTTGAGCACTCGAACTGTACCTCACCGTCGGACGAAACGACCACCGTTGAGGTGGTCACCAAACTGAACCCGATTTACGACCCTAACGTGCGAGCCCAACAAGAGATGACGCCGTCACGCTTCAAGGATTTGGTCAACCAAATCATCATTGAGAAGCACGAAGTGAGAGAGCTCACTACGACAACCGAACCAGCAACTACTCCAGGCCTCAGCGAATCTTCCAAAGATGCGCTGGATCAGCTGTTCCTCTTCGGAAGCGAGGCGCAACAGCAACGACGAGTCGAGACAAGCGCCGACGAACGTCGGCAGGAAGTGATCGAGGAGGTGATCGTTCCGAAGCGAGTTGAGCAGCAAAACACCGAAGCGACGACAACCGAAGCAGCGACAGCGACAAACCTTACGCTCGATCAACAGGTTCAGTCAACGTTCGAGGAGGTGTTCAAGACTCACCAAGAAATACAGAAAGCATTGGATGAAGTGATACAAAGGGGCGGCAATCGGGATGCCCAGCTCAAGTACGAACCCGTCTTTGCGGAACTGTTGCAGAAGGTCAAAACCAGCATCGACAACTACTACCGCACGACGAACCCGGGTGGAGGAGAAGCGAACGTAGACACGACGGCGTTTGTCGTTAGCGACAACGTTGCGACGGTCACCCATCGCGTGGAAGAGGATCAGCACAACTCGTCGGAAAGCGACGAAGATCAGCAGGTAATCCAGCCGGTGCGCGATCTTGCTCCACCCAAGATCGATTCGGTGGTGATGCACTTTAGCGACGACAGtgacgagcagcagcagcaggaagtTCAACGACCCCAGACGCGGGAAGAATTGCTGCGAGCGTTCAACGTTGATGATTCACAACAGAGGAACAAGCGAGCTCCGCGATCGAGCTCGCACGAGCACGACGGTCACTATTCACCGTTCTTCGGAAGCTCTTCCGCGGAGTCCCACGAACACTACGGTCGACCGTACACCGGTTTCAATCCGTTCCTGAACCCGTACAATCCGTACAACTACCAGTACAGACGGAAGCGATCGGTTGAGGATTTGGACCTGAACGGGGAAGACCGAAACGAGATGGACCATATGGAGAAGATCATTGCGGAGGCGATCGAGATGCTGGACACGATGGATGCGGATCAGTTCAAGCGCGTTCTGCTGGACGTTGTCAACGTCAAGCGGATCAACCAGTTTGGTAGCGCGGTCGAGCAGAAGGGGGAACTGTTTGTGGCCCGTGTCGTGACTGCCAACTCACACTGTATCGAAGAGGCCGAGGATGTGGTCAAGTGCAAGCGGCTTCTGATCGATGGAAGCAGCAAGTTTTGCACGCTTGAG ATTCGCGTCAAGGATCAGGAGGTCCGGTTGGTCAAGTCGGAATGTGCTGCGAACAACGCCCCGGGTGGTCATCGAGCGGTGGACGTTTCCGAACCGGAGCATAACGAGCGTATCCGCAACGGACTGCAGGGATACAACGATGGCAGCCTGAAGTCGTCCAAGTTTGTGATCCGTTGCGGCACGGTCCAGGTGGTGGCTGGTACCATCTACCGCTACACGGTTGACTTGGCAGACGAAGACGATCAGGTGACGGCAAGCTGCAAAGTGAAGATCTTCTCGCCGCTGCAAGGTGACGACGAGTACAAGTTCGACTGTCATGAGGCAGGCAAGACGCGATCGCGTCGTGACGTGGAAAAAAAGAAGCTGAGCAAGGCACCAAAGACGGGTGGGGCTTTGGAGTTGACACCGGAGGAGTTCAACAAACCGGAACATCAGGAGCGTATCAGTGGAGTCTTGGTGTCTTCGTTGGGTAGCGCGGAGAAAAAGTACCGCATTGTGGGAGCGACCCAGCAGTTGGTGTCGGGAACTCTGTACACGTACAAGGTCACGTTCAACGACGATCCGGACAAGCTAGTGTGCAAGCTGACTTCGTATGAACGGATTTGGCTGAAGGAGAAGTCACCCGCAGAATGGCGCAAGGTGTCGTACTCGTGTCCCGATGCTCCGCAGAAGCGCACGAAACGATTTGCCTGTGCCGGATGTCCATCGGCGCTGTCCGCTGAAGAACTGAAAAACGATGAACACCTGGGCAGGATCAACAAGATTCTCGTTGGAACAGGGGGTGACGCAAGCAACAAACCAGAGGTCATTAATGGCACCAGTCAGGTTGTTGCCGGCTCTAAGTACACGTACTTCGTGGCATTCAAGCAGGACGGTGGTGATCGTCGAGTGTGCAAGTTCGTTTCCTGGGAGAGACCGTGGCTAGATGGAGCTGAAGCGTACCAGTACTCGTCGTCGTGTGACGGTCAAGACGAGTCCAATTCTGTCGCTTTGAAGCGATCAAAGCGCGCTTACGGCGGAGAACGTCTGCTGACCGAGGAGGAACTTGGCCAGGACGAACACGTCAAACGAATTAACAAGATCCTGGTGGCCAACAGTGCGACGGAACAGCAGACTCCGAAGGTCATCAATGGAACGGTTCAAGTGGTTGCTGGACGGTCGTTCACGTACTACATCTCGTACCCGGTCAACGGCGCCGATCGAGTGTGCAAGCTGAACGCCTGGGAACGTCCCTGGCTGGAGAAGAAGGATCCTACACAAGCGTACCAGTACACGTTCAACTGTGACGGAAGCGACGAAAAGACCCGCAAACGTCGTCACGCCAAGAAGGTCGGTACGTCTAACGATCTCACGCTGGATGATTTGCGGGACGAAAGCCACGTGGAGCGCATCAGGGCCGGGTTGGTCGCTTACAATACCGAAAAGTCCAAGTCGTACCAGGATTTTGAGATTCTCAAGGGCTCCGTACAGCTTGTGGCTGGTTCTCTGTACAAATACACGTTCAAGATCAAGGGTGATCCCAGCGTTGTTTGCAAGATCTCCGTGTGGGAGCGCGTTTGGATGGAGGAAAAAGATCAACGCAAGTACAACGTAAAGTGCGACGGTGACGAAGAACCGGAACAGGAGAACCAACAGCAGCATACCGTGGCCAAGCGTTCGCTTCGACCGCACCCGAACCTGGAGGCGCATCACTACTCCAAGAGCGAAGACCACGCGCGTCACCTGTTTGACAAGTTCAAGACTCGGCACAACCGCACCTACCAGAGCTCGCTGGAGCACGAGATGCGGTTCCGCATTTTCAAGAACAATCTGTTCAAGATCGAGCAGCTGAACAAGTACGAACAGGGTACGGCCAAGTATGGAATTACGCACTTTGCTGACATGACCAGTGCGGAGTACCGGGCGCGTACGGGACTGGTGGTACCGCGGGAAGGGGACGAGGTGAACCACATCCGCAATCCGATGGCAGAGATCGACGAGCACATGGAACTGCCGGATGCGTTCGACTGGAGGGAGCTGGGTGCAGTTTCTGAG GTGAAAAATCAAGGCAACTGTGGATCTTGCTGGGCATTCAGCGTGGTAGGCAACATCGAGGGTCTGCATCAGGTCAAGACGAAAAAGTTGGAGGAATACTCCGAGCAGGAACTGCTCGACTGCGACACCGTTGACAGTGCTTGCAACGGAGGATTCATGGATGATGCTTACAA GGCGATCGAGAAGATCGGTGGCCTGGAGCTGGAGTCCGAGTACCCGTACCTGGCCAAAAAGCAAAAGACCTGCCACTTCAACAAAACCATGGCCCACGTACGCGTCAAGGGTGCCGTCGATCTGCCCAAGAACGAAACGGCCATTGCGCAGTTCCTGGTGGCCAACGGGCCCGTTTCGATCGGACTCAACGCCAACGCGATGCAGTTCTACCGCGGAGGAATCTCCCACCCGTGGAAGCCTCTGTGCAGCAAGAAGAACCTGGACCATGGCGTGCTGATCGTCGGCTACGGCGTTAAGGAGTACCCGATGTTCAACAAGACGCTGCCCTACTGGATCGTCAAGAACTCGTGGGGACCAAAGTGGGGCGAGCAGGGCTACTACCGGGTGTTCCGCGGGGACAACACGTGTGGCGTCAGCGAAATGGCCACGTCGGCGGTGCTCGAGTAG
- the LOC6033967 gene encoding uncharacterized protein LOC6033967 isoform X1 gives MNGWSGKLVVNILILLAITLSAARCQEESAVATEQTETSGGDAAAAGADNVKDYLATGLRLEHELVKEQADEPSTKTGSGESFVAIHVDALGTKEQLRPSLRGLSYIAISFLPQGFSLVEVQQATREVVAGVRYELLAKALDQDQLEVLCALTVLEKPWITTESGDKYRILEHSNCTSPSDETTTVEVVTKLNPIYDPNVRAQQEMTPSRFKDLVNQIIIEKHEVRELTTTTEPATTPGLSESSKDALDQLFLFGSEAQQQRRVETSADERRQEVIEEVIVPKRVEQQNTEATTTEAATATNLTLDQQVQSTFEEVFKTHQEIQKALDEVIQRGGNRDAQLKYEPVFAELLQKVKTSIDNYYRTTNPGGGEANVDTTAFVVSDNVATVTHRVEEDQHNSSESDEDQQVIQPVRDLAPPKIDSVVMHFSDDSDEQQQQEVQRPQTREELLRAFNVDDSQQRNKRAPRSSSHEHDGHYSPFFGSSSAESHEHYGRPYTGFNPFLNPYNPYNYQYRRKRSVEDLDLNGEDRNEMDHMEKIIAEAIEMLDTMDADQFKRVLLDVVNVKRINQFGSAVEQKGELFVARVVTANSHCIEEAEDVVKCKRLLIDGSSKFCTLEIRVKDQEVRLVKSECAANNAPGGHRAVDVSEPEHNERIRNGLQGYNDGSLKSSKFVIRCGTVQVVAGTIYRYTVDLADEDDQVTASCKVKIFSPLQGDDEYKFDCHEAGKTRSRRDVEKKKLSKAPKTGGALELTPEEFNKPEHQERISGVLVSSLGSAEKKYRIVGATQQLVSGTLYTYKVTFNDDPDKLVCKLTSYERIWLKEKSPAEWRKVSYSCPDAPQKRTKRFACAGCPSALSAEELKNDEHLGRINKILVGTGGDASNKPEVINGTSQVVAGSKYTYFVAFKQDGGDRRVCKFVSWERPWLDGAEAYQYSSSCDGQDESNSVALKRSKRAYGGERLLTEEELGQDEHVKRINKILVANSATEQQTPKVINGTVQVVAGRSFTYYISYPVNGADRVCKLNAWERPWLEKKDPTQAYQYTFNCDGSDEKTRKRRHAKKVGTSNDLTLDDLRDESHVERIRAGLVAYNTEKSKSYQDFEILKGSVQLVAGSLYKYTFKIKGDPSVVCKISVWERVWMEEKDQRKYNVKCDGDEEPEQENQQQHTVAKRSLRPHPNLEAHHYSKSEDHARHLFDKFKTRHNRTYQSSLEHEMRFRIFKNNLFKIEQLNKYEQGTAKYGITHFADMTSAEYRARTGLVVPREGDEVNHIRNPMAEIDEHMELPDAFDWRELGAVSEVKNQGNCGSCWAFSVVGNIEGLHQVKTKKLEEYSEQELLDCDTVDSACNGGFMDDAYKAIEKIGGLELESEYPYLAKKQKTCHFNKTMAHVRVKGAVDLPKNETAIAQFLVANGPVSIGLNANAMQFYRGGISHPWKPLCSKKNLDHGVLIVGYGVKEYPMFNKTLPYWIVKNSWGPKWGEQGYYRVFRGDNTCGVSEMATSAVLE, from the exons ATGAACGGCTGGAGCGGCAAGCTGGTGGTAAATATTTTGATACTACTGGCGATAACCCTATCTGCGGCGAGATGCCAGGAGGAATCTGCGGTAGCGACGGAGCAGACCGAGACTAGTGGtggtgatgctgctgctgcaggcGCTGACAATGTGAAG GACTATTTGGCTACCGGGTTGCGTTTAGAACATGAACTTGTCAAGGAGCAGGCA GACGAACCGTCAACGAAAACGGGCAGTGGCGAAAGCTTTGTCGCGATTCACGTAGACGCCCTTGGCACAAAGGAACAGCTACGACCCTCTCTGCGCGGTTTGTCCTACATTGCGATAAGCTTCCTACCCCAGGGATTTTCCTTGGTCGAGGTCCAGCAGGCGACCCGTGAAGTCGTTGCCGGTGTACGGTACGAACTGCTCGCGAAAGCGCTCGACCAAGATCAGTTGGAAGTGCTGTGCGCCCTCACAGTCCTCGAAAAACCATGGATCACGACCGAAAGTGGTGACAAGTACCGGATACTTGAGCACTCGAACTGTACCTCACCGTCGGACGAAACGACCACCGTTGAGGTGGTCACCAAACTGAACCCGATTTACGACCCTAACGTGCGAGCCCAACAAGAGATGACGCCGTCACGCTTCAAGGATTTGGTCAACCAAATCATCATTGAGAAGCACGAAGTGAGAGAGCTCACTACGACAACCGAACCAGCAACTACTCCAGGCCTCAGCGAATCTTCCAAAGATGCGCTGGATCAGCTGTTCCTCTTCGGAAGCGAGGCGCAACAGCAACGACGAGTCGAGACAAGCGCCGACGAACGTCGGCAGGAAGTGATCGAGGAGGTGATCGTTCCGAAGCGAGTTGAGCAGCAAAACACCGAAGCGACGACAACCGAAGCAGCGACAGCGACAAACCTTACGCTCGATCAACAGGTTCAGTCAACGTTCGAGGAGGTGTTCAAGACTCACCAAGAAATACAGAAAGCATTGGATGAAGTGATACAAAGGGGCGGCAATCGGGATGCCCAGCTCAAGTACGAACCCGTCTTTGCGGAACTGTTGCAGAAGGTCAAAACCAGCATCGACAACTACTACCGCACGACGAACCCGGGTGGAGGAGAAGCGAACGTAGACACGACGGCGTTTGTCGTTAGCGACAACGTTGCGACGGTCACCCATCGCGTGGAAGAGGATCAGCACAACTCGTCGGAAAGCGACGAAGATCAGCAGGTAATCCAGCCGGTGCGCGATCTTGCTCCACCCAAGATCGATTCGGTGGTGATGCACTTTAGCGACGACAGtgacgagcagcagcagcaggaagtTCAACGACCCCAGACGCGGGAAGAATTGCTGCGAGCGTTCAACGTTGATGATTCACAACAGAGGAACAAGCGAGCTCCGCGATCGAGCTCGCACGAGCACGACGGTCACTATTCACCGTTCTTCGGAAGCTCTTCCGCGGAGTCCCACGAACACTACGGTCGACCGTACACCGGTTTCAATCCGTTCCTGAACCCGTACAATCCGTACAACTACCAGTACAGACGGAAGCGATCGGTTGAGGATTTGGACCTGAACGGGGAAGACCGAAACGAGATGGACCATATGGAGAAGATCATTGCGGAGGCGATCGAGATGCTGGACACGATGGATGCGGATCAGTTCAAGCGCGTTCTGCTGGACGTTGTCAACGTCAAGCGGATCAACCAGTTTGGTAGCGCGGTCGAGCAGAAGGGGGAACTGTTTGTGGCCCGTGTCGTGACTGCCAACTCACACTGTATCGAAGAGGCCGAGGATGTGGTCAAGTGCAAGCGGCTTCTGATCGATGGAAGCAGCAAGTTTTGCACGCTTGAG ATTCGCGTCAAGGATCAGGAGGTCCGGTTGGTCAAGTCGGAATGTGCTGCGAACAACGCCCCGGGTGGTCATCGAGCGGTGGACGTTTCCGAACCGGAGCATAACGAGCGTATCCGCAACGGACTGCAGGGATACAACGATGGCAGCCTGAAGTCGTCCAAGTTTGTGATCCGTTGCGGCACGGTCCAGGTGGTGGCTGGTACCATCTACCGCTACACGGTTGACTTGGCAGACGAAGACGATCAGGTGACGGCAAGCTGCAAAGTGAAGATCTTCTCGCCGCTGCAAGGTGACGACGAGTACAAGTTCGACTGTCATGAGGCAGGCAAGACGCGATCGCGTCGTGACGTGGAAAAAAAGAAGCTGAGCAAGGCACCAAAGACGGGTGGGGCTTTGGAGTTGACACCGGAGGAGTTCAACAAACCGGAACATCAGGAGCGTATCAGTGGAGTCTTGGTGTCTTCGTTGGGTAGCGCGGAGAAAAAGTACCGCATTGTGGGAGCGACCCAGCAGTTGGTGTCGGGAACTCTGTACACGTACAAGGTCACGTTCAACGACGATCCGGACAAGCTAGTGTGCAAGCTGACTTCGTATGAACGGATTTGGCTGAAGGAGAAGTCACCCGCAGAATGGCGCAAGGTGTCGTACTCGTGTCCCGATGCTCCGCAGAAGCGCACGAAACGATTTGCCTGTGCCGGATGTCCATCGGCGCTGTCCGCTGAAGAACTGAAAAACGATGAACACCTGGGCAGGATCAACAAGATTCTCGTTGGAACAGGGGGTGACGCAAGCAACAAACCAGAGGTCATTAATGGCACCAGTCAGGTTGTTGCCGGCTCTAAGTACACGTACTTCGTGGCATTCAAGCAGGACGGTGGTGATCGTCGAGTGTGCAAGTTCGTTTCCTGGGAGAGACCGTGGCTAGATGGAGCTGAAGCGTACCAGTACTCGTCGTCGTGTGACGGTCAAGACGAGTCCAATTCTGTCGCTTTGAAGCGATCAAAGCGCGCTTACGGCGGAGAACGTCTGCTGACCGAGGAGGAACTTGGCCAGGACGAACACGTCAAACGAATTAACAAGATCCTGGTGGCCAACAGTGCGACGGAACAGCAGACTCCGAAGGTCATCAATGGAACGGTTCAAGTGGTTGCTGGACGGTCGTTCACGTACTACATCTCGTACCCGGTCAACGGCGCCGATCGAGTGTGCAAGCTGAACGCCTGGGAACGTCCCTGGCTGGAGAAGAAGGATCCTACACAAGCGTACCAGTACACGTTCAACTGTGACGGAAGCGACGAAAAGACCCGCAAACGTCGTCACGCCAAGAAGGTCGGTACGTCTAACGATCTCACGCTGGATGATTTGCGGGACGAAAGCCACGTGGAGCGCATCAGGGCCGGGTTGGTCGCTTACAATACCGAAAAGTCCAAGTCGTACCAGGATTTTGAGATTCTCAAGGGCTCCGTACAGCTTGTGGCTGGTTCTCTGTACAAATACACGTTCAAGATCAAGGGTGATCCCAGCGTTGTTTGCAAGATCTCCGTGTGGGAGCGCGTTTGGATGGAGGAAAAAGATCAACGCAAGTACAACGTAAAGTGCGACGGTGACGAAGAACCGGAACAGGAGAACCAACAGCAGCATACCGTGGCCAAGCGTTCGCTTCGACCGCACCCGAACCTGGAGGCGCATCACTACTCCAAGAGCGAAGACCACGCGCGTCACCTGTTTGACAAGTTCAAGACTCGGCACAACCGCACCTACCAGAGCTCGCTGGAGCACGAGATGCGGTTCCGCATTTTCAAGAACAATCTGTTCAAGATCGAGCAGCTGAACAAGTACGAACAGGGTACGGCCAAGTATGGAATTACGCACTTTGCTGACATGACCAGTGCGGAGTACCGGGCGCGTACGGGACTGGTGGTACCGCGGGAAGGGGACGAGGTGAACCACATCCGCAATCCGATGGCAGAGATCGACGAGCACATGGAACTGCCGGATGCGTTCGACTGGAGGGAGCTGGGTGCAGTTTCTGAG GTGAAAAATCAAGGCAACTGTGGATCTTGCTGGGCATTCAGCGTGGTAGGCAACATCGAGGGTCTGCATCAGGTCAAGACGAAAAAGTTGGAGGAATACTCCGAGCAGGAACTGCTCGACTGCGACACCGTTGACAGTGCTTGCAACGGAGGATTCATGGATGATGCTTACAA GGCGATCGAGAAGATCGGTGGCCTGGAGCTGGAGTCCGAGTACCCGTACCTGGCCAAAAAGCAAAAGACCTGCCACTTCAACAAAACCATGGCCCACGTACGCGTCAAGGGTGCCGTCGATCTGCCCAAGAACGAAACGGCCATTGCGCAGTTCCTGGTGGCCAACGGGCCCGTTTCGATCGGACTCAACGCCAACGCGATGCAGTTCTACCGCGGAGGAATCTCCCACCCGTGGAAGCCTCTGTGCAGCAAGAAGAACCTGGACCATGGCGTGCTGATCGTCGGCTACGGCGTTAAGGAGTACCCGATGTTCAACAAGACGCTGCCCTACTGGATCGTCAAGAACTCGTGGGGACCAAAGTGGGGCGAGCAGGGCTACTACCGGGTGTTCCGCGGGGACAACACGTGTGGCGTCAGCGAAATGGCCACGTCGGCGGTGCTCGAGTAG